The following proteins come from a genomic window of Phnomibacter ginsenosidimutans:
- a CDS encoding HAD family hydrolase: MNASNTKAYLFDLNGTMIDDMHYHIQAWHEILCSHGAALSLAEVKLQCYGKNDELLERIFPGRFSAAEKTAMSYAKEEAYQAAFKPQLKLLDGLGDYLEAAKMQGIRMAIGSAAIMFNIDFVLDNLHIRHYFDVLVSADDVQQSKPDPETYLKCAAALQVAPQHCVVYEDSPKGVESAERAGMSSVVLLTLHEVHEFVQFEKVLCHVPDYKGLALQ; the protein is encoded by the coding sequence ATGAACGCCAGCAATACCAAAGCTTACCTGTTCGATTTGAACGGTACCATGATTGATGACATGCATTATCATATACAAGCATGGCATGAAATACTTTGCTCGCATGGCGCAGCGCTGAGCCTTGCAGAGGTAAAACTGCAGTGTTATGGCAAGAATGATGAATTGCTTGAACGTATTTTCCCCGGTCGTTTTTCTGCTGCAGAAAAAACAGCCATGAGCTATGCCAAAGAAGAAGCGTATCAGGCCGCATTTAAACCGCAGCTGAAGTTGCTCGATGGTTTGGGCGATTATCTGGAGGCCGCTAAAATGCAAGGAATCCGCATGGCCATTGGTTCTGCTGCTATCATGTTCAATATCGATTTTGTGTTGGACAATTTGCACATCCGTCACTATTTCGATGTATTGGTAAGTGCCGATGATGTGCAGCAAAGCAAGCCCGACCCGGAAACCTATCTCAAGTGTGCAGCGGCATTGCAGGTGGCGCCACAGCATTGTGTGGTGTACGAAGATTCACCCAAAGGAGTGGAGAGCGCTGAAAGGGCCGGTATGTCATCTGTGGTGTTGCTTACCCTGCATGAAGTGCATGAGTTTGTACAGTTTGAAAAAGTACTGTGCCATGTGCCAGATTACAAAGGACTGGCATTGCAGTAA